A portion of the Malania oleifera isolate guangnan ecotype guangnan chromosome 3, ASM2987363v1, whole genome shotgun sequence genome contains these proteins:
- the LOC131151812 gene encoding uncharacterized protein LOC131151812 gives MPFPMKIQPIDSYTESIRNESGKPVSKSRLKRLFDRRFTSVLRTSSADKPGAGEPQYNKEGGSEFEPSSVCLDKMVQNFIEDNNEKPSAVKCGRNRCNCFNGNSSSSDDEFDVLGAFGESLPTASSSDATEMLKSLIPCASVSERNLLADTAKIVENNKLCKLKDDLRRIVADGLTALTYDASMCKSRWEKSLSYPAGEYEFIDVIVEEERLLIDIDFRSEFEIARPTGTYKLILQSLPYTFVGKPDRLQQIISVVSEAAKQSLKKRGMPLPPWRKAEYMRAKWLSPHTRTTPSSTSPIKAIKQTNPENEQPSDSDGGELELIFGDHSPPSEANSGESQPSPAAAKSVVEERPATPVLSPWQPPAIKPKSCDRGAKVIAGLATLLKEKI, from the exons ATGCCTTTTCCGATGAAGATTCAACCTATCGATTCATACACAGAATCGATACGGAACGAGTCCGGCAAACCTGTGTCGAAATCGCGGCTCAAGAGGCTCTTCGATCGGCGGTTCACAAGCGTTTTGAGGACTTCATCTGCGGATAAACCTGGCGCAGGTGAACCGCAATATAACAAAGAGGGAGGGAGTGAGTTCGAGCCGAGCTCTGTGTGTTTGGATAAAATGGTGCAGAATTTCATCGAGGACAACAACGAGAAGCCGTCGGCCGTGAAATGTGGCCGTAATCGCTGCAATTGCTTCAACGGAAACAGTAGTAGCTCCGACGATGAGTTTGATGTGCTTGGAGCTTTCGGCGAGTCACTCCCTACGGCGTCATCTAGCGATGCAACCGAAATGCTGAAG AGTTTGATTCCTTGCGCGAGTGTTTCCGAGAGAAATCTCTTAGCAGACACTGCGAAGATCGTAGAGAATAATAAACTCTGCAAGCTGAAGGATGATTTGAGACGAATTGTCGCGGATGGTTTAACAGCTCTCACTTACGATGCTTCAATGTGTAAATCACGTTGGGAGAAATCTCTTTCTTACCCAGCCG GGGAGTATGAATTCATAGACGTGATCGTGGAAGAGGAGAGATTGCTGATCGACATCGACTTCAGGTCAGAATTCGAGATCGCTCGCCCGACCGGCACCTACAAATTGATCCTCCAATCTCTGCCGTACACTTTCGTCGGCAAGCCCGATCGCCTCCAGCAAATCATCTCCGTCGTATCGGAGGCCGCGAAACAGAGCTTGAAGAAGAGGGGAATGCCCTTGCCGCCGTGGAGAAAAGCCGAGTACATGCGAGCCAAATGGCTCTCTCCTCACACGAGAACCACACCTTCCTCTACATCACCAATCAAAGCCATTAAACAAACCAATCCCGAGAATGAACAGCCCTCAGATAGCGATGGTGGAGAGCTAGAACTAATTTTCGGAGATCACTCCCCGCCGTCGGAGGCGAATTCCGGCGAGTCGCAGCCGTCGCCAGCGGCTGCAAAATCCGTCGTTGAAGAGAGGCCGGCGACTCCTGTGCTGTCTCCGTGGCAGCCTCCGGCGATCAAACCGAAGAGTTGTGATAGAGGAGCTAAGGTCATCGCCGGATTAGCTACCCTCCTCAAAGAGAAAATCTAA